The following coding sequences lie in one Onychomys torridus chromosome X, mOncTor1.1, whole genome shotgun sequence genomic window:
- the Hnrnph2 gene encoding heterogeneous nuclear ribonucleoprotein H2, whose protein sequence is MMLSTEGREGFVVKVRGLPWSCSAEEVMRFFSDCKIQNGTSGVRFIYTREGRPSGEAFVELESEDEVKLALKKDRETMGHRYVEVFKSNSVEMDWVLKHTGPNSPDTANDGFVRLRGLPFGCSKEEIVQFFSGLEIVPNGMTLPVDFQGRSTGEAFVQFASQEIAEKALKKHKERIGHRYIEIFKSSRAEVRTHYDPPRKLMTMQRPGPYDRPGAGRGYNSIGRGAGFERMRRGAYGGGYGGYDDYGGYNDGYGFGSDRFGRDLNYCFSGMSDHRYGDGGSSFQSTTGHCVHMRGLPYRATENDIYNFFSPLNPMRVHIEIGPDGRVTGEADVEFATHEDAVAAMAKDKANMQHRYVELFLNSTAGTSGGAYDHSYVELFLNSTAGASGGAYGSQMMGGMGLSNQSSYGGPASQQLSGGYGGGYGGQSSMSGYDQVLQENSSEYQSNLA, encoded by the coding sequence ATGATGCTGAGCACAGAGGGCAGGGAGGGGTTCGTGGTGAAGGTCAGGGGCCTACCCTGGTCCTGCTCAGCCGAGGAGGTGATGCGCTTTTTCTCTGATTGCAAAATCCAAAATGGCACATCAGGTGTTCGTTTTATCTACACCAGAGAAGGCAGACCAAGTGGCGAAGCGTTTGTCGAACTTGAATCTGAAGATGAAGTGAAATTGGctttaaagaaagacagagaaaccatGGGACACAGATATGTTGAAGTATTCAAGTCCAACAGTGTTGAAATGGATTGGGTGTTAAAGCATACAGGTCCGAATAGTCCTGATACTGCCAATGATGGCTTTGTACGGCTTAGAGGACTCCCATTTGGCTGTAGCAAGGAAGAAATTGTTCAGTTCTTTTCAGGGTTGGAAATTGTGCCAAATGGGATGACACTGCCAGTGGACTTTCAGGGGCGGAGCACAGGGGAGGCATTTGTGCAGTTTGCTTCACAGGAGATAGCTGAAAAGGCCTTAAAGAAACACAAGGAAAGAATAGGGCACAGGTACATTGAAATCTTCAAGAGTAGCAGAGCTGAAGTCCGAACCCACTATGATCCCCCTCGAAAGCTCATGACTATGCAGCGCCCGGGTCCTTATGATAGGCCAGGGGCTGGAAGAGGGTATAATAGCATTGGTAGAGGAGCTGGGTTTGAAAGAATGAGGCGAGGTGCCTATGGTGGAGGGTATGGAGGCTATGATGACTATGGAGGGTATAATGACGGGTATGGTTTTGGGTCTGATAGATTTGGAAGAGACCTAAATTACTGTTTCTCAGGAATGTCTGATCATAGATATGGAGATGGCGGGTCCAGTTTCCAGAGCACCACAGGGCACTGTGTACACATGAGGGGGTTACCATACAGAGCCACTGAGAATGATATTTACAATTTCTTCTCACCTCTTAATCCCATGAGAGTACATATTGAAATAGGACCGGATGGCAGAGTTACAGGTGAGGCAGATGTTGAGTTTGCTACTCATGAAGATGCCGTGGCAGCTATGGCAAAGGATAAAGCTAATATGCAGCACAGGTATGTGGAGCTCTTCCTGAATTCTACTGCAGGGACAAGTGGAGGAGCCTACGATCATAGCTATGTAGAACTTTTTTTGAATTCTACAGCGGGGGCCAGCGGGGGTGCTTATGGTAGCCAGATGATGGGAGGGATGGGTTTATCCAACCAGTCTAGTTATGGAGGTCCTGCTAGCCAGCAGCTGAgtggtggttatggtggtggttatggtggtCAGAGCAGTATGAGTGGATATGACCAAGTTCTTCAGGAAAACTCAAGTGAGTATCAGTCAAACCTTGCTTAG